A window of the Helianthus annuus cultivar XRQ/B chromosome 4, HanXRQr2.0-SUNRISE, whole genome shotgun sequence genome harbors these coding sequences:
- the LOC110932783 gene encoding protein NRT1/ PTR FAMILY 1.2, which produces MEDPSTEKGEMKQANSSGIRKGGLRTMPFILANESFEKVASFGLSPNMIKYLMVDYHMSYARGTNVVLNWTAATNFLPFFGAFLSDSYIGRFLTIFLGSIFSLMGMILLWSTTMFPNTKPPPCDIRLPHSCKSPTFSQNTLLFWAFAFMSIGAGGVRPCSLAFGADQIDSKDNAKRGRLLESFFGWFYATSIMAVMIALTGIVYIQEHYGWRIGFGVPVILMFFSTFIFVVAYPLYYNMKVEKSLFTSLCQVISVAWKNRKLELPNSVDASWYNKTDANVTKPTDKLRFLNKACILSKSEGMTFEDPWTICTVDQVEELKALVKVIPLWSSCIMLSVLMSQITFPVVQASTMDRHITSTLEIPAASFGFFTIVTILVWVVLYDRAIIPLLSKIQGKPAYINVKLRIGAGLVISIIATVIVGLVEHIRRNKAIEEGLLNNPQGVVKMSAMWLIPHHVLYGLADGLNIIGQIEFYYHEFPKSMTSIASALYMLGSGFGHLFASVILSIVDGLTKGDGKESWVATNINQGHYDKYYWLLGIMSCINILYFVICSRAYGPRADKMVVEADHKTSDSSDERGSRN; this is translated from the exons atGGAGGATCCTTCTACAGAAAAAGGTGAAATGAAACAAGCAAACTCATCAGGAATTCGAAAGGGCGGTCTAAGAACCATGCCATTCATCTTAG CAAATGAATCATTTGAAAAAGTGGCAAGTTTTGGACTATCTCCAAACATGATAAAATACCTCATGGTTGATTACCATATGAGTTACGCTAGGGGCACAAATGTCGTTTTAAACTGGACGGCGGCGACCAATTTCTTACCGTTCTTCGGAGCTTTTCTCTCCGATTCATATATCGGCCGGTTCCTCACCATTTTTCTTGGTTCCATCTTTAGTCTCATG GGCATGATCCTTCTATGGTCAACAACAATGTTCCCTAACACAAAACCACCCCCTTGTGACATTCGGCTGCCTCATTCGTGTAAATCGCCAACATTCAGTCAAAATACTCTCCTTTTTTGGGCTTTTGCTTTTATGTCCATTGGAGCTGGTGGGGTCCGCCCATGTTCTTTGGCATTTGGGGCGGACCAAATCGACTCCAAGGATAATGCAAAGCGAGGGAGGCTGTTGGAGAGCTTCTTTGGATGGTTTTATGCCACATCTATTATGGCTGTCATGATTGCACTTACGGGCATTGTTTATATTCAAGAACATTATGGATGGAGAATTGGGTTTGGAGTCCCGGTTATTCTCATGTTCTTCTCTACTTTTATCTTTGTCGTCGCGTATCCTCTTTACTATAATATGAAGGTCGAAAAAAGCTTATTTACTAGCTTGTGTCAAGTGATATCGGTGGCTTGGAAAAATAGAAAGCTTGAGTTACCCAACTCGGTTGATGCCTCGTGGTACAACAAAACTGATGCAAACGTCACTAAGCCGACCGATAAGTTAAG GTTCTTGAACAAGGCTTGCATTCTTAGCAAATCCGAAGGTATGACCTTTGAAGATCCTTGGACCATATGCACGGTTGATCAAGTCGAAGAGCTAAAGGCACTCGTTAAAGTGATCCCATTATGGTCTTCATGTATAATGTTATCAGTCCTCATGAGCCAAATCACATTTCCTGTCGTCCAAGCTTCAACCATGGACCGACACATCACATCAACACTTGAAATCCCCGCTGCCTCATTCGGCTTTTTCACAATCGTAACGATATTGGTTTGGGTTGTACTATATGACCGCGCTATCATCCCTTTATTATCGAAAATTCAAGGGAAGCCCGCTTATATAAATGTAAAACTAAGAATAGGGGCGGGCCTCGTGATCTCAATAATCGCGACAGTCATTGTAGGGCTTGTAGAGCACATAAGAAGAAATAAAGCTATTGAAGAAGGGCTTTTGAATAATCCTCAAGGGGTTGTAAAAATGTCCGCGATGTGGCTTATTCCACATCATGTCCTATACGGGTTGGCGGATGGTTTGAACATAATTGGTCAAATAGAGTTCTACTATCATGAATTCCCGAAGAGTATGACAAGTATCGCGTCCGCTCTTTATATGCTCGGCTCGGGGTTTGGACACTTGTTTGCTAGTGTTATTCTAAGCATTGTGGATGGTTTAACAAAAGGGGATGGAAAAGAGAGTTGGGTTGCTACTAATATTAATCAGGGTCATTATGATAAGTATTATTGGCTCCTTGGTATTATGAGTTGCATAAatattttgtattttgttatTTGTAGTCGGGCTTACGGACCGCGTGCAGATAAAATGGTAGTCGAGGCTGATCATAAAACTAGTGACTCCAGCGACGAACGTGGGTCGAGAAACTAG